TGGTAGGCGGAACAGGACTCGAACCTGCGACCCCTGCCTTGTAAGGGCAATGCTCTACCAACTGAGCTATCCGCCCGCCCGGATCTCTCCGCGCGAAAAAACACCGTAGCAGGCGCCCGTCTCCCCTGTCAACCGGCCGCGGAGGTTCTGGTATGATGCGGCAATGAAGATCGTCCTCCTCGGCGCCGCGGGGTTCACCGGGCGCGCGGCCGCCGTCCTGCTCGCCCGCCGTGACGACGTTGGCGAGCTCATCCTCGTCGACTACGACATCCGCGACGCGAAGCGGTTGGCGAAGGCCCTCTCCCCGAAGTGCCGATGGGCGATGGCGGACGTCGGGAAGCCGCTGGAGCTGTCCCGCCTCCTCGAGGGGATCGACGCCGTGGCCAGCGCCGTGGGGCCTGGCTCGGAGTATGAGAAGGCAGTCCTGCTTTCTTGCGCGGCGGGCGGGATCGCCACCGCCACGATCGGGGAGGGGACGATCGCGGCGGAAGACCGGCGCGAGATCGACCGCGTGTTCCGCGACGCCAACGTTCCCGCGGTAGTCGGGTGCGGGATGATGCCCGGGTGGACGGAGCTGCTCGCGGAGCACTTCCTGAACACGGGCGATGCAACCGCGAATCCTCCCCTGCCCTTCCCGGCGGCGCGCTACCTCTTCTTCTCCCCCGCCCGGTTCGGCGGGTACGCGTTCCTGCGGGGGGTGGCGAAGGGGATCACCGGTGCCTCGCCTTCCCCAGCGGGGGCTCCGGCGGGGAACTATTTCGCGCTGCCGGACGGGTCGCGGATCGGCGTGCCGGAGGGAAAGGCGGGAACCCGGCTGGGATGGATCGTGGGCACGGCGGCGAAACTGGGCGCCGTGGGGAAGGAGTTCTCCGCGGCGCTGCTGCTGTGGACGCGCGGCGGGATGCCGGAGCCCGCGGGCACTCCCGTCGCGGTTGCCGGCGTCGCCGCGGGCGATCGGTTCGCCCGCGTGGAAGACCCGAAAGGGAATCTCGGCGCTGCTCTCCTGGCCGAGACGGCGGTCCGCCTCGCCGCCCGGCCCCACAAAGCAACCGGCCTCCTGCCGCTCCCCGAACTGATCGGGAGGGAGGAGGCCGAGGCGATCGCAGCGGCCGCAGGCGCTCGTATCGTCAGTGCGTGACCACATCCTCTTCCGGCGCGCCGCCATGCGGCGGGACCGCCGGCGGGGTACCCTCCTCGACCGGGGGCAACGTCCGTTCCTTCGGCAGGTCGATCGCCAGCGAAATCACCTCGTCCATATGCTGGACAAAATGGAACGTTAAGCTGTTCTTGATCTTCGCCGGGACCTCCGCCAGGTCCTTCTCGTTTTCCTTCGGCAGGATGACCGTCTTGATCCCGCCGCGGTGCGCCGCCAGCAGCTTCTCCTTCACCCCGCCGACCGGCAGCACGCGCCCCCGCAGCGTGATCTCCCCGGTCATCGCCAGGTCGTTGCGCGCCGGAACCCGGAGCAGCGCCGACGCGAGCGCCGTGGCCATCGTGATCCCCGCCGAGGGGCCGTCCTTGGGCGTGGCCCCCTCCGGCACATGGATGTGGATGTCGTTCTTCTGGTAGAAATCCTTCTCGAGGCCCATCAGCTCCGCGCGGGTCCGGATGTACGACAGGGCCGCCGAGGCGGACTCCTGCATCACCTCGCCCAGCTTCCCCGTGACCTTGACGTTTCCCTTCCCCGGCATGATGGCGACCTCGATCAGCAGCAGCTCTCCGCCGACCTCGGTCCACGCGAGGCCGGTCGCCACCCCGATCGACTGCTTCTCCTCGGCCTCGCCGTACCGGTACCTCGTCACCCCGAGGTAGCGGCGCATCGCCTTCGGCGTCACCGTGATCCGGTCCTTCGCCGGGTTCTTCACCACTTCCCGCGCGATCTTGCGGCAGACGGAGGCGATCTCCCGCTCCAGGCTGCGCACCCCCGCCTCGCGGGTGTAGTACCGGATGATCTGGAGGACCGCCATGTCGCTGAAGGTCACCTTCTCCTTCGAGAGCCCGTGCTCCCCGACCTTCTTCGGGATGAGGTACCCCCGGGCGATGTGGAGCTTCTCCACTTCCGTGTACCCGTGAAGACGGATGATCTCCATCCGGTCCTGGAGCGGCCCCGGGATCCCGTGGAGCATGTTCGCGGTGGTGACGAAGAAGACGTCGGACAGGTCGTAGTCCACGTCGAGGTAGTGGTCGTTGAAGGTGCTGTTCTGCTCGGGGTCGAGGACCTCCAGCAGCGCCGACGACGGGTCGCCGCGGAAATCCGTCGACATCTTGTCCACCTCGTCGAGCAGGAAGACGGGGTTGACCGTGCCCGCCTTCTTGATCTGCTGCATGATCTTCCCCGGCATCGCCCCGATGTAGGTGCGGCGGTGACCGCGGATCTCGGCCTCGTCCCGCACCCCGCCCAGCGACATCCGGACGAACTTCCGGCCCATCGCCCTCGCGATGGAGCGGGCGAGCGACGTCTTCCCCACGCCCGGCGGCCCGACGAAGCACAGGATCGGTCCCTTGAGCTTCGAGACAAGCTTGCGGACGGCGAGGTATTCGAGGATCCGCTCCTTGACCTTCTCCAGGCCGTAATGGTCCTCGTCGAGGATCCGCTCGGCCTCGGTGATGTCGAGCTTGTCCTCGGTGCGCTCCTGCCACGGAATGGAGACGAGCCAGTCGATGTAGTTGCGGCTGACGGTCGCTTCGGCGGACATCGACGACATCATCCGCAGCTTCTTGATCTCCTTCTGCGCCTTCTGGTCCGCCTCCTTGCCCATCCCGCGCTTCTTGATCTTCTCCTCGAGCTCGTCGAGCTCGGTGCGGCCCTCCTCGCCGTGCCCCAGCTCCTTCTGGATCGCCCGCATCTGCTCGTTCAGGTAGAACTCGCGCTGGTTCTTCTCCATCTGCTTCTTGACGCGGCCCCGGATCCGCCGCTCGATCTCGAGGACCTCGACCTCGGACTCCATCAGCACCAGCAGCTTCTCGAGCCGCTCCGCGTCGGTCTCGAGCTCCAGCACCGCCTGCTTCTCGGAGACCTTGACGGGAAGCTGGGCCGCGAGGGTGTCGGCCAGGCGCGCCGGGTCGTCGACCCCGGAGACCTGCGTCGCGAGGTCCTGCGGGATCTTCTTGCTGAGCTTGGCGAAGTTCTCGAAGGAGGCGTGGACGTTGCGGATCATCGCCTCGGCCGTCGGTCCGGTGAACGGCGCGGGGATCGACTCCTCGGCGCTCACCTGGAAGTACCGGTCGTTCGGGAGGTAGTGGACGATCTTCGCCCGCAGGCGCCCCTCCACCAGCACCTTGACGGTGCCGTCGGGGAGCTTGAGCATCTGGATGACGTGGCTGATCGTGCCGACCCGGTGGATCTCGTCCTCTTCCGGCTCGTTCGTGGACGGGTCGATCTGGGAGGAGAGGAAGATCAGGCGGTCGAAGGAGAGGGCCGCCTCGAGGGCCGCTACGGACTTGTCCCGCCCGACGAACAGGGGAACCACCATGCCGGGGAACACGACGATGTCCCGCAGGGGAAGCAGCGGGAGGATCTTCTTGCGGTCTGCCACGGACCCTCCCTCTCCCATCTTTTCAGGCGAGCTCGGCTTTCTTCCCTTCCACGCCTTCCACGATCTCGGGCTGGATGCTCCCGCGCCCGCGGACCACGTCCTCGGTGACGATGCACTTGCGGATGTTGCTCTGGGACGGGATCTCGTACATGACGTCGAGCATGATGTGCTCGAGGATGGAGCGCAGGCCCCGCGCGCCGGCCTTCCGCTCGATCGCCTGCTGGGAAACGGCGTGCAGCGCCTCGTCGGTGAATTCGAGCTTCACGTTCTCGAAGTCGAACAGCCGCTGGTACTGGCGGACCAGGGCATTTTTCGGCCGGGTGAGGATCTCCACCAGGGCGTCCTCGGACAGCTCGTGCAGCGTGGCCAGCACCGGAAGGCGCCCGACGAACTCGGGGATGAGGCCGTACCGGATCATGTCCTCCGGCTGGGTGAGCTCGAGGAGCTTCCCCAGGTTGCGCTCCGACCGGGAGACGATGTCCGCGCCGAACCCCATCGTCTTCTTCGACGTCCTGCGCTCGACGATCCCCTCCAGCCCGACGAAGGCCCCGCCGCAGATGAACAGGATGTTCGTCGTGTCTACCTTGATGAACTCCTGCTGCGGGTGCTTCCGCCCGCCCTTGGGCGGAACGTTGGCGATCGTCCCCTCGAGGATCTTGAGGAGCGCCTGCTGCACCCCCTCGCCGGAGACGTCCCGGGTGATCGACGGGTTCTCGGACTTCCGGGCGATCTTGTCGATCTCGTCGATGTAGACGATCCCCCGCTGGGCCTTCTCGACGTCGTAGTCGGCGGTCTGCAGCAGGGAGAGGATGATGTTCTCGACGTCCTCGCCAACGTACCCCGCCTCCGTGAGGGTGGTGGCGTCGGCGATGGTGAACGGCACGTTGAGGATGCGCGCGAGCGTCTGGGCGAGGAGCGTCTTCCCGCTGCCGGTGGGGCCGAGCAGGAGGATGTTCGACTTCTGCAGCTCGACGCCGTCGCTCTTGCGCGCCTCGATCCGCTTGTAATGGTTGTAGACGGCGACGGAAAGGATCTTCTTCGCGCGCTCTTGGCCGATCACGTAATCGTCGAGCGTCTTCTTGATCTCGGCGGGCTTCGGGAGGCGGCGCCGCTTCTCCTCGAGGTTCCCCTCGGACTCGTACTCCTCGGAGATGATGTCGTTGCACAGCTCGACGCACTCGTCGCAGATGTAGACCGTGGGCCCCGCGATGAGCTTGCGAACCTCGTTTTGCGCCTTCCCGCAGAAGGAGCAGACCAGCAGATTCGCCTTGTCGTTGAATTTCCGGGTCAAGGGGGGCCTCCGTCAGTCCACCAGGGGTTTTAGGGACGCGGCGCGCTTCGCGACCACCTGATCAATGATACCATACGCCTTCGCCTGATCCGCCGACATGTAGTAATCCCTCTCGGTATCCGCTGCGATCCGCTCCATTGGCTGCCCCGTGTGTTTCGCGAGGATCCCGTTCAGATGCTCCCGCATGCGGAGGATCTCTTCCGCCTGGATCTTGATGTCCGTGGCCTGGCCGTGCGTTCCGCCCATCGGCTGGTGGATGAGGATCCGGGCGTTGGGGAGGGCCGTCCGCTTCCCCTGCGCCCCCCCGGCGAGCAGGACCGCCGCCATCGACGCGGCCTGCCCGATGCAGACGGCCGCCACCGGAGGCTTGATGAACTGCATCGTGTCGTAGATGGCCATCCCGGCGGTCACGATCCCCCCGGGGGAGTTGATGTAGAGGTTGATGTCCTTGTCCGGGTCCTCCGCCTCGAGGAACAGGAGCTGCGCGACCACCAGGTTGGCGACATCGTCGTCGATCGGACTGCCGATGAAGACGATCCGGTCCTTGAGGAGCCGGGAGTAGATGTCGTAGGCGCGCTCGCCGCGGCTGGTCTGCTCGACCACCATCGGAACCAGGTTCATTCGGGCGCCCCCTCGGTGACTTCGGCGTTTTCCATCAGGAATCCGAGCACTTTCCGCTCCAGGAGCCGGTCGCGCAACGCGTCCATCCGCTCCTCGGAACTGTACATCTCCCGGACCTTCTCGTACTCCATCCCCTGGGCCTCCGCCATCGCCTTCATCTCCGCGTCGATCTCGGAATACGACGCATCGATGTTCTCCTTCCGCGCGATCGCATCGATGAGAAGGCTCACGCGCACCATCCGCTCCGCGTTCGGCGCGAACCGTTCGGACATCTTATCGGCGTCCAGGCTCATTTTCTTCAGGTCCACTCCCTGGGAGGCGAGCCGCTGAAAGGTGTCCTGCATCATCGCGATCGTCTGGCGCTTGACCAGCGTGGCGGGGACGTCGAATGGGTTGCGCTCCGCCAACGCCTTGCGCAGCGCCTCCTCCGCGTGGAGGAGGGAGTGTTCCTCGCCTTCCGCCACGAGCCGCTCCCGCACCTTCACCTTGAGTTCGTCCACGCCGGACACGTCGCCGAACTGCTTCGCGAACGCGTCGTCCATCTCGGGGAGCTTCTTTTCGCGCACACCGCCGACCTTGACCTCGAACGCAACGGTCTTGCCCGCGTACTTCGGGTTCCGGAAGTCCGCGGGGTAGGCGACATCGAAGGCGCGCGTCATCCCCGGTTCGACTCCGAGCATCCGCCGCTCGAACTCCTCGCCGTACGGCATGCCGCCCGAGAGCACGACGCCCGTCGAGTCGCTGCGATCGACCGTTTCCCCCCCGGCCACGGCGGTGAAGCCGAACTCCACCAGGTCCGATTCCGCGGCGCCGCGCCCTTCCACCGCGTGGAACTGCGCGAACGACTCCCGAAGCCGCTCGACCGCCGCCGAGACGTCTTCGTCGGTCACGCTCACCTTTTCCCTCACCACGGGGATCCCCTTGTAGCCGACCGGCTCGACCTCGGGGACGACCTCGACGGTGGCGGAGAAGACGAAATCCTTCCCGGGGACGACCTTCGCCCCCTCGACGCCCGGCAGGGAAAGGACTTTGAGGTCCTTTTCCTTCACCACCTCGGTGAGCGACTCCTTCACCAGGTGCTCCGACACCTCGGCCTCGACCGAGTCGCGGAACATCCGCTTCACCATCTCCATCGGAGCCTTCCCCTTGCGGAACCCCCGGACCGGCACCATCCGGCGAAGCTCCGTGAACTCCTGCTCGATCCGTCGGTCCACCTCTTCCGCCGGGATCTCGATCGTGATCTTCCGTTCGACGCCGGAAACGGCGTCCACGCTGGTTTTCATCGCTCTACGGTTCCCCTTTTTTCGTTCGATGATGTGCGACGGCAACCTGGTGCGAGAGGAGGGACTTGAACCCTCACGGTTGCCCACCGGATCCTAAATCCGGCGCGTCTGCCATTCCGCCACTCTCGCCCCGTTCGACGGCGCCGAATTACACAGTATAGACGATTCCCCCCCCCGCCTCAACGCCGGACAACCGGCTGCAATTCTTACCCGGGGTCTTTCCGGGCGGCGAGCCGGAGCTCCTCGAGGGACGGCGCCTCCTGGTCGAATCGCATGCCGAAGATGTAGAAGCCCGCCGGCGTGTCCGCGGCGCGGAACCAGGCCACGGTCCCCTGCACCCGGACAGGCGGTTTCCCCTCGGGAAAGATGGTGGCGTCGATCCGGTTCCGGAAGGTCATGAGGGTGTCGTACATGATGTGGATGCCGTCCGGGGCGAGCCGGGGAGTGACCACGGACATCCCCGTGGAGGAGACGTCCTGGGCGTCCCCGGTGACGGGGGAAGAAACCCGCCCCGGATCCCTTCCGCTGCGGACGGTGAAAATGACGGTGGCCAATGGACGATACCGCTCCTTCTCTCTTCGTTCCCGGCGGAACAGGGTCATCATCCTGCCGGGTCTCCCTTCCTCTCCTCGTCGAGGCGGCGCAGCCCTTCCATCATGAGCTGCATCTCGTCCATCTCGATCGTGCGGAGCTTCGTGGACTGCCCGTGCGCGATGACGAACGGCCCCTCCTGCCAGCGCAGCATCTCGTAGAAGGCCAACTCCCCCGAGAGGCTCCCCAGCTCGGCATGGCGGATCCGGCCGTTCTCGAACCAGATCTTCCCCTCGCCGCCCTTCCCGGTGACGCGGACGCAGGCGGTCTTCAGGCCCAGATGAAGGGTCTGGACGATGTCGGGGATGCCGAGGTTCTTCAGATCCCCCACCACCCCCGCGGCCTGGGCGGTCCCCGACACCCCCTTGCGCCACTTCGCGTCGCGCCGGATGACGTTGCGGATCCGCGCGGCCAGCTCCTTCAGATCGACCGGCTTGACGAGGAAATCCTCGGCGCCCAAGTGCAGCGCGTCGACCTTGGTCTGCGACTCGTCCTTGCCGCTGAGGAAGATGAGGGGGGTGTCTCCCCAGGGGGCGTTCGCCTCCCGCATCTTGCGGAACATCGCGATCCCGTCCGTCCCCGGCATCATCACGTCGGCCACGACCAGGTCGGGCGGGTCCTTCTCCATCGCGGCCAGCGCGTCCTCGGCGTTGTCCGCGGCGGTGACGTCGAACCCCTCGTTCAAGAGTTTCAGCTTGAGGAGCGTTAGGTAGTCGATCTCGTCGTCCACCATCAGGATCCTTGGCTTCGGCCCCAGCCCGCGGAAATGGAACTTCCGGCCCACGACGGAGGTGAACAGCTCCACCACCTCGGGGTCGAACTGGGTCCCGACGTTCTTGTGGAGTTCCTGGATCGCCTCGTCGCGCGTGAGGCTCCGGCTGCGGTACGGACGGTGGGCGGTCATCGCGGTGAAGGCGTCGACCACGGCCAGGATCCGCGCTCCGATCGGGATCTCCCGCCCCTTCAGGCCGCTCGGATACCCTTTCCCGTCGTACCGCTCGTGGTGATGGATGATGATCGGCTTGACCTTCCACGGGAAGTCGACCGCGTCGATGATCTTCGCGCCGTTTTCGCAGTGGGACCGGACCGTCTTGAACTCCGACTCCGAGATCTCCCGCTTGCCGACCAGGATGTCGCTCTTGATGCCGACCCGGCCGATGTCGTGGAGGAGCGACCCGACCACGATCTCGTCGACCGTTTCCCGGTCGAGCTTCATCTCCTCGGCCACGAAGCGGGCGTACTCCATCGTGATGTGGGAGTTTCCCCCGAAGAACGGGTCGTTCACCTCCAGCAGGCTGACCAGGATGTCGACCGTGTCGATCATGCATTTCTTGAGCCGCTCGTCCTCGGCGACCGGCTTCGCGATCGCCGGCCGGACCTCGGAGGCCGCGCGGAGGAGTTCGACGATTTCCCTCTGGTCGAGGATGAAGTCGGACGTGCCGAACCGAAGGACGTCGTCGGAGCTGCGGATCGTCGTGAAGGAGGACAGGACGACGACGCGGGTCTTCGGGGAGACGCGGGCGAGGCGCCGCTTGAACTCGACGCCGGAGTAGTCGGGAAGGAACAGTTCGACGAGGGCGTGGTCGAAGGACGCGTTCGCGGCGATCTTAAGGGCCTCCGCGCCGGATCCCGCGAGCGCGACGTGGAACCCCTCCCCGGAGAGGAGATTCGCCAGCATGTCCCGCACCGCCGGGTCGTTGCTGACGACCAGGACCGGGGATCGCGCTTCCCGCGAGGGCTCCATGTCAGACCTCCCGGACATCCGCGCCGGTCATTTCCGCCGGAACGGGAAGCGCCAGCAGGTCGAGGATCGTCGGGGCGAGGTCCTCGAGCGCGCGGTCTTCCCGCAGCCGCATGCCGACGGCCCGCGGGTCGGCCAGGACGAGGGGCACGAGGTTCGTCGTGTGCGCGGTGAACGGACCGCCGGTCTTCGGGTCGATCATCTGCTCGGCGTTGCCGTGGTCGGCGGTCACGAGCGCCGCCCCTCCGACCTCCCACACCTTCTCCACGACCCGCTGCAGGTTCCGGTCGACCGCTTCGATCGCCTGGATCGCCGCCGGGAGAATGCCCGTGTGCCCCACCATGTCCCCGTTGGCGAAGTTGAGGACCATCAGGGCGTGCTTCCCCGAGGCGATCTCGGCCACGGCGCGCTCCGCCACCTCGTACGCGCTCATCTCGGGCTTGAGGTCGTAGGTGGGCACGGACGGCGAAGGGATCAGGATCCGCGACTCCCCGGGGTAGACCGTCTCCTCCCCGCCGTTGAAGAAGTACGTGACGTGGGCGTACTTTTCCGTCTCGGCGATCCGGAGGTTGGTAAGGCCCGCGTCGGCCAGCACCCGCGCGAGGATGTTGTCGAGCCGATGCGTAGGGAAGGCCGCGGGAAGCCCGAACGTCTCGTCGTAGGCGGTCATGCAGGCGTAGGTGAGGGAAAGCCGCTCGGGGCGGGGGAAGCGGTCGAACGTCTCCTGCGTCAGCGCCCGGGTGATCTCTCGCGCGCGGTCGGCCCGGAAGTTGAAGAAGATCACCGAGTCGCCGGGGGCGATCCGTCCGACCGGTCGGCCATCCCGCACGATTACCACGGGCTCGATGAACTCGTCGGTCTTCCCCGCCGCGTACGACGCGGCGACGGCGGCCACGGGGTCGCCGGAAAGCGTTCCCTCCCCGCGGACCATCGCCTTGTACGCGCGCTCGACGCGGTCCCACCGGTTGTCGCGGTCCATCGTGTAGTACCGGCCGACGACGGTGGCCACCTCCCCGGCGCCGATCTCCTCCGCCCGCGCCAGCAAGGCGCGGAGGTGATCGATCCCGCTTTGCGGCGGGGTGTCCCGCCCGTCGAACACGGGGTGGAGGCACACCTTCGGAACACCGCGTTCCTTCGCCATCCGCAGCAGCGCGTAGAGGTGGGTGTGAAGGGAGTGCACGCCGCCGTCGGAGAGCAGGCCCACGAGGTGCAGCGCCTTCCCGTTTTTCCTCGCCGCGTCCATGGCGGCGCAAAGGACGAGGTTGCGGAAGAAGTCGCCGGTCCGGACGGACTTCGAGATGCGGACGAGGTCCTGGTACACCACCCGTCCCGCCCCGAGGTTCAGGTGCCCGACCTCGGAGTTCCCCATCTGGCCGGCCGGAAGCCCCACGCGCTCCTCCGAGGCGTGGATCAAGGTTCGGGGGAACCCCGCCCAGAGCCGGTCGAAGAACGGCGTGTCGGCGAGAGCGACCGCGTTCCCTTCCTTCTCTTCGCGATGGCCCCAGCCGTCCATGATGATCAGCGCGATGAACGGACGTTTCATTTCAGAGATTATAGAACACTCCCTGCCCGTCGAACCGGGCCGCCGAGCCGAGTTCCTCCTCGATCCGGAGCAGTTGGTTGTACTTCGCGATCCGGTCGGTCCGCGAGGCGGAGCCGGTCTTGATCTGTCCCGTGGAGAGCCCCACGACGAGGTCGGCGATGGTGCTGTCCTCGGTCTCGCCGGATCGATGGGACACAACGGCGGTCCACCCCGCGCGCTTCGCCATCTCGATCGCCTCGATCGTCTCCGTCACGGTGCCGATCTGGTTCAGCTTGATGAGGACGGAGTTGGCCACCCCCTTCGCGATCCCCTTCCGCAGGATCGAGGGATTGGTGACGAAGATGTCGTCCCCCACGATCTGGATCTTCTTTCCCATCGCATCCGTGAACATCTTCCAGCCTTCCCAGTCGTCCTCGGCGAAGCCGTCCTCGATGGACACGATCGGGTACTGGCGGCACAGGTCCTCGTAGAACCTGACGAGTTGCGCGGAGTCCCGCTTCGACTTGTCGGACTTGCGGAATACGTATTTCCCCTTCTCGCGGAACTCGGAGGCGGCGGAGTCGAGGGCGACGCAGACGTCCCTCCCCGGCTTGTACCCGGCCTTCGCGATCGCCTCCAGGATCACCTCGATCGCCTCGGCGTTGGACCGCAGCTGGGGGGCGAACCCGCCCTCGTCGCCGACGTTCGTGTTCAGCCCCTTCCCCTTCAGCACCTTCTTCAGGTTGTGGAACGTCTCGACCCCCATCCGGAGCGCCTCGGAGAAGCTCTTCGCCCCCACCGGCATCACCATGAACTCCTGGATGTCCATGTTGTTGTCGGCGTGGGAGCCGCCGTTCAGGATGTTCATCATCGGGACGGGGAGGGTGCACCCGCCGACTCCGCCGAGGTACCGGTACAACGGGAGGCCGCACGCCTCCGCCGCCGCCCGGGCCACCGCGATCGAGGCGCCGAGGATCGCGTTCGCCCCCAGCTTCCCCTTGTTTTCGGTGCCGTCCAGGTCGATCAGCATCCGGTCGATCAGGACCTGCTCCGTCGCGTCGTATCCGATCAGCTTGGGAGCGATCACCCTGTTCACGTTGCGGACCGCCTTCGTCACGCCCTTCCCCATGAACCGCTTCGGGTCGCCGTCGCGCAGCTCCACGGCCTCGCGGGTCCCGGTCGACGCACCGGAGGGGACGATCGCGCGCCCTTCCGCGCCGGACTCGAGTAGCACCTCGACCTCGACGGTCGGGTTCCCCCGGGAGTCCAAGACCTCCCTTCCGTGCACATCGACGATCATCGTCATGCCCGCGTTCCTCCTTGCGATGTAG
The nucleotide sequence above comes from Deltaproteobacteria bacterium. Encoded proteins:
- the eno gene encoding phosphopyruvate hydratase, which translates into the protein MTMIVDVHGREVLDSRGNPTVEVEVLLESGAEGRAIVPSGASTGTREAVELRDGDPKRFMGKGVTKAVRNVNRVIAPKLIGYDATEQVLIDRMLIDLDGTENKGKLGANAILGASIAVARAAAEACGLPLYRYLGGVGGCTLPVPMMNILNGGSHADNNMDIQEFMVMPVGAKSFSEALRMGVETFHNLKKVLKGKGLNTNVGDEGGFAPQLRSNAEAIEVILEAIAKAGYKPGRDVCVALDSAASEFREKGKYVFRKSDKSKRDSAQLVRFYEDLCRQYPIVSIEDGFAEDDWEGWKMFTDAMGKKIQIVGDDIFVTNPSILRKGIAKGVANSVLIKLNQIGTVTETIEAIEMAKRAGWTAVVSHRSGETEDSTIADLVVGLSTGQIKTGSASRTDRIAKYNQLLRIEEELGSAARFDGQGVFYNL